One Prosthecobacter sp. SYSU 5D2 genomic window, GGGGCTTGTCGCCATCGCGGGGGCCTGTTTTCGGTCCGCCTTCGCGGTCGCCCATGCCGGGTTTTTTGCCGCCATCGCCGTCACGCTGGCCTTCCTTCATTTTGCTACCATCGCCTTCCCGCGGGGCCTCAGCTTTTTCATTGGGGTTGCTGGTGCGCTCACCTTCCCGGCTGCGGTCCTTGGCGGGGAGGTCCTTCTCGGCGGAGGCGCTGGCGGTGGTGAAGGCGTAACAGGTGATCACACCAAAGGCCAGTGTGAAGACGGTTTGAAGCCAGGGGCGGTTGCGGTGGGGCCGGGCGATCATGGTGATGCGTTGCAGCAGGGTGGGATGGTTGCGCACGCATGGGGCCAGTCCTGCAATGGCCGGAGGTGCAAAAAAGGTTTCCTGGATGCGGAGAAGGGTGTGTCCGTAGGACAATCGTTCGTTAGGCGAAAGCAGGCTCAGCACGGCGGCATCGCAGCGTAGCTCGCGGTCCGACTGAAAGCGTGCGCCGATGATCCAGACGAGCGGATTGAACCAGTGCAGGGCCTGGACGGCCAGGGTGGCCCAGTTCCACAGCAGATCCCGATGCCGCACGTGCATGAGCTCATGCAGCAGCACATGGCGAAGGCTGGCTTCATCAAAACATGACTGCCAGTCCGCAGGCAGCAGCAGGCGCGGTGTGCGCAGTCCCGTGATGGCCGGTGTGCTGCCGGCAGGAAGAAGCAGAATGGACACCTGCCCGGGCACTCCCGCGAGCCGCCGGGATTCCCTCAGCAGTGCCATGAGCTGCGGGTGATCTGCCACCGGACAAGCCAACAGTTTTTTTTCAAAACTCCGCTGCCGGCAGGCCGCAATGCCGACGACAGTTAAAACACCAGCCAGCCACAAAGCTGCCATGATCTCCATCCAGGAAACCGATGGCTCAGGCCCCGTGTCTGTGACTTTTGACGTCGTCATGGACGAGGGTGTCAGATTGGTGGGAGATGCCTCTCGAGGCAAGGCTGCTGCCTCAATTGGAGGGACTATCAAGATGGCGCTCTGCCCCCATCCGCCCAGGCCAAATCCCGCCGGAATGCAGGCGGGAAGCAGCAGCTTCAGCCCGACGAGAACCCAGAGACCCATCCGCCACGCCGGGCCAAGTCGAGGCCCTAGCACCGCCCGCAGGCCGAGCACGGCCAGGATGAGCACACTGGCTTCCAGCGAGGTGCGGAGCAGCCAGTGCAGGGCAGAATCCAAGGCGGCGGCATTCATGGCATCAGCTTATTTTTTGAGATTCATCTCTGCCTCACGCAGAACTTTGCGCAGGGCTTCCAGGTCATCTTTTGACACCTGCTCCCGCTCCATCAGACCCGCCACAAATGGCGTCAGGCGACCGTCGAAGACGCGCTCCAGGAAGCTGCGGCTTTCTTCATGCTGGCATTCATCCTGGGCCACGGCGGGCGAATACCGAAACTCGCGCCCCACTGTTTCCACGGCGAGCGCTCCCTTTTCAGCCAGGCGGCGGATGAGGGTCTGGACGGTACGAGGTTTCCAGTGCAGCCGGCCTTCCAGCTCCTTCACCACCTCCGCGACGGTGCTGGCACCACGCTCCCAAAGTACCTTCATGACGGTCCATTCCGCATCGGAAATTTTAGGAGCAGGGGGAGCTTTGGGCGGGCGTGGCATTTTTTGAATTACAAATGTAATCGTGAGTTTACATGTGTAATCCGAAAGGATGCAAGAATTAGTTTCTAACTACAACAGGTCGCAACCGCCACCAGGCGCATTCGATGGGGAAGAAGGAGACGAAGTGCATTTGATCCGGCTGGAACTGGGCCAGGGTCTCCAGGATTTCGGGCTCGTGCTGCTTCACGATTTCAGCGTCGGGGCAGAGGGAATTGGGCGATGGTTTCCGGAGAGACGGTCCACTTGCTTTTCCTTTCATAAGCCGAGAAGTCCGGTAGCGGTTCAGCGGCAGGCAGCACGGTAGCCAAAAACAGGAAAAAGAAAAAGGG contains:
- a CDS encoding M56 family metallopeptidase, which codes for MNAAALDSALHWLLRTSLEASVLILAVLGLRAVLGPRLGPAWRMGLWVLVGLKLLLPACIPAGFGLGGWGQSAILIVPPIEAAALPREASPTNLTPSSMTTSKVTDTGPEPSVSWMEIMAALWLAGVLTVVGIAACRQRSFEKKLLACPVADHPQLMALLRESRRLAGVPGQVSILLLPAGSTPAITGLRTPRLLLPADWQSCFDEASLRHVLLHELMHVRHRDLLWNWATLAVQALHWFNPLVWIIGARFQSDRELRCDAAVLSLLSPNERLSYGHTLLRIQETFFAPPAIAGLAPCVRNHPTLLQRITMIARPHRNRPWLQTVFTLAFGVITCYAFTTASASAEKDLPAKDRSREGERTSNPNEKAEAPREGDGSKMKEGQRDGDGGKKPGMGDREGGPKTGPRDGDKPRPGTRDGDRPKTGERDGEKPRTGERDGERPKTGERDGDRGRESAEKKAGRSSSQETLKLRVINQGNTVLVAGEEVPMNRLRGHLQSYLPEHPGASVIINAEDDVPYKVLTGVMDAVRDNGNKSVRISAE
- a CDS encoding BlaI/MecI/CopY family transcriptional regulator, producing the protein MPRPPKAPPAPKISDAEWTVMKVLWERGASTVAEVVKELEGRLHWKPRTVQTLIRRLAEKGALAVETVGREFRYSPAVAQDECQHEESRSFLERVFDGRLTPFVAGLMEREQVSKDDLEALRKVLREAEMNLKK